Part of the Cyprinus carpio isolate SPL01 chromosome A12, ASM1834038v1, whole genome shotgun sequence genome, TGCTGTTGTAAGCGTAGCTGTTGTAGATAAAATAGTTCTCTCATATTTAAACTGAGCCCTAGATTTAAGACCACATAATTAAAATGGGACGCCCTCATTGGTGTGACATCATATAGGTGGGCGGGGCAGGCATCGAACAGGAAGTTGTCTGTGAAATGCAGGAACTGAGGACAATTACAAAAGCTTTTGCTAGTTTTCATAATGAGTTCCTAAAATTGTCATAGctactataatatataaacttttgATGGAAACATAAATATGATGTACTACTTCtacaaaatcagtaaaaaatCTGCCAATATCATGTTTCTATTTTCAGAATTAGGTTGTTTTTATTTGGCCCTGTCTACCCAAACACAGCTGGACGAGTTTAGTTACAGAGCAGAACCAGAGCTGACCAGTGTGCTTTACAACAGAACAACTAAACCAGCAATAACACGACGAAGAATAAAAGAACTGAGAAATCTGGGAGGATGGGACAGAGCTTAAAGGCCTCGCTAATTAAGAAAATGACTGACCctgtaaaataaacattctgaattagaatcattctgaaaataaaagcatTCTAGATGCTTTatagagaactttttttttcttttttttttactggttttgttGCAGTAATAAACAATATTCAGAATTCTGTTAAAAGTTTGTTAAaggtacatatatatattggacctgaagcatttttttttttttttttttatgttttcaaaaacttgtggACTTCGAGCTTTCTATTTCCTCAGTTGTATTGTGTGAATTGTGGATGGATTTATGAACTGAGAAATAAAGTTGAACAGAAATAAACATGGACTCTTGATGATGATGAACAGAACAGGaaatattgcatataaaattatatcaaaGTATGAACTAACTTGTGCAATTCAGTAAATATTCTTACACTACCCTTAATCAGTGAAGAAATGTGCTCTCCCAATCACCAAAAcattaccaaaaaacaaaaataaaaaacatttgacagAAGAGTGTAGGTCACACACCCTTTCATTATAATCTAGCATTGTTTCTGCCTCAGATGGGTGTCTAACAGCTTCATTATTACAGAAACGTATCATGTGCTgagctgatgtttttaatttatggtAAGAAATCTTAAAGAAGAAGGTTTACAAGCACATTACTGAGGTGAGGAATCCAGATCGAAAGGTGAAAGGTCATCATGTGGATCACTTTATTTTACGGCTAAGTTATTATTCGTTAATTTTACTAATAGTTTGATTGGGCAGTCCTTCACAAAAGggaatttaattacaaaaaataaaaataagaactgGCTTGGCTAAAGGGGACTTTGTAATAATTGGAATAGAGCATAAACCTTTAttggatttaatttaatataactaaAGAAGCCCAGAAGTACCAATACAATTACCCAAACGCCCCCTTAGTTTGTTATAtcatgtaaatgatgacataattccACATCATAGTATCACAATCAGACACAGAATGTGATTAAAGACGGTTATTAATGACTGACAGTGAATATCATCTCAGACAAATAGAACGCTGAAGAAAGGAAACTACAATTCCTCCTTTATTCTTAGAAATGTAGCACAGATATTTTAACTGCGACGGTCgcattgaataaattaaaacagaaatacacaACATCTCGCGATATTTTGTTGTTTCGTGTCCCCGCTTGTGCCCGGAAGTAAATCCTTGTGACCAATCATTGCTAAAGAACGTTAGAGGGAGTTTTGAAACGGACCAATGAGAGCAGAGCTCTGCTGTGAACGCGTCCAATCAGAGAAGAGCATCGATGAGCGGCAGAGCAGCAGCAGAGAAGAGCGGCGCGGTGAGATTTAACGGAATTTCtgcttattttaataaactttcatgtgaaataaaacgATGAGCTGTGTTTCAGAGAGCTTATCACAGCAGAAGTTTGAGTTCCAGGTTTTAGCAGCGGCGCAGTGTGCGTCATTCAGATGTGTAACAGTTTAAATTCAGTCACAGTAGCGGTTTACTCGAGTGTTATCCCCGCGGCGCGGGTTTGTGTTCTCTGTGATCTGGAGTCTGTGTCTGTGGGGGGTTCGGCTGATTCTGGTCCAGCGGGTGAAGATGATCACCTGACCACAGTTTAACAAACCCACGTGACCCGAGGATTCAGCCCAGACACACACACCGCGCAggagctgatgtgtgtgtgtgtgtgtgtgtgtgtgtgtgtgtgtgtgttcagatgacCGGAGCCAATGAGTTCAAGCTGACCCAGGGCCCGGAGGACAGCGTCTCGGCTGTGAAGTTCAGCCCGAGCTCGGCTCAGTTCCTGCTGGTGTCGTCCTGGGACTGTACGGTGCGGCTGTATGACGTCAGCAGCAACAGCATGAGGATGAAGTACCAGCATCTGGCGCCGGTGCTGGACTGTGCTTTCTATGTGAGGAGCGTCACAGAAACACTGCAGAGCCACACATTCACTCGCTGCTGTGTTTAACTCTGTGTGTGGTGCTGTTTCAGGATCCGGCTCACGCGTGGAGCGGCGGTCTGGACAGCCAGCTGAAGACGCACGATCTGAACACGGATCAGGGTGAGGCTAAACACCAGACGCTCGTGAGTTAACCATCACGCTGCTGTGTGACTGCATCTGTGCTCTCTCTCAGACACCATCGTGGGGACGCACGACGCTCCCATCCGCTGCGTGGAGTACTGTCCCGAGGTCAACGTGATGGTGACGGGCAGCTGGGACATGTCTGTGAGGCTCTGGGACCCCAGAACACCCTGCAACGCCGGGACCTTCACGCAGCCGGAGAAGGTGAGCAGACGTGAGGACGGAGCTCTGGTGTGACGGAGCGAGCGGCGTCTGAtgtctgactgtgttccaggtcTACACGCTGTCTGTGGCCGGAGACCGGCTGATCGTGGGCACGGCGGGCCGGCGCGTGCTCGTCTGGGACCTGAGGAACATGGGATACGTGCAGCAGAGGCGAGAGTCCAGCCTCAAATACCAGACGCGCTGCATACGAGCTTTCCCCAACAAAcaggtcagacacacacagaccagtttatgacatacagccaagtatggtgacccatactcagaattcatgctctgcatataacccatccaaagtacacacacacacacacacacccggagcagtgaacacacacacacaccgtgaacacaccgcatgctgcggtgcccggggagcagtctTTTCTCAAGTACACCTCACAAGTACACCTCATTACCCGAGACTCTAACCCAAAACCCTAACACACAAACTAACTAACAATAATCAAACTAcataaccactaggccacgacttcccctcaaATAGTTCCCATGGTTTGttataaatgattttctttatcGTGATGGATGAAAAGCGATCGTTTTATAGCAGTTAGTGAGCtaaacacaatagaaaataaGCATTTATCAGTACAATCTTCTGCATCACAGTTCACACGCTGTTTAAAACATCTGTTctctctgtgaatctctgttaaagtgtaatttatttctgtgatgtgcagctgtattttcagcatcattactccagtcttcagtgtcacatgatcttcagaaatcattctaatatgatgatttgattgAATGTTATTATTGGTGCTCTGTTACTATAATAGTACttattgttttcaatataaaaaaatattaatattttgtaaaacttttttctagattctttgatgaatagaaagttcaaaagatttttttttaatgaatctttgtaaacgtctttactgtcagtttttatcagtttaatgcatccttgatgatgaGTGGTTGTTTGGACTGGCGTCGGTCATGTGgacggggtgtgtgtgttttcagggttACGTGTTGAGCTCCATCGAGGGCAGAGTCGCCGTGGAGTATCTGGACCCCAGTCTGGAGGTGCAGAAGAAGAAATACGCCTTCAAGTGCCACAGACTGAAGGAGAACGGCATCGAGCAGGTCTATCCGGTCAACGCCATCTCCTTCCACAGCGTCCACAACACGTTTGCCACCGGTACCCATCCACACTCACCCACGCTCTTATTTACTGCCAGAATTACTCCAGTGTTTGCTTATTAGCAAACACTCAAAAACTTTCACTGAATACGAGAATATTTGTATTCACTGTATGCAGATTATGAACAGATGAAGTGTTCAGTAGCATATTAGTGTGAGTCTGGAGTTTGCCTGAGCAGAGATTgatgggaaacctgtttgaaaacagtcattattttgagGTGCAGAAACCACATTGAAAATTAGCACTTTGATAAATGTCTAAAATTCATCACAGGATCAATTAAAGTGAACCAGTGAACAGAGAAACAGTGAAGTTACAGAACGTAAAATTATAAGTGCAGTTTCTGTAACCCACAGACTCAGACTGAGAAAtgactttctgtgtgtgtgtgtgtgtgtgtgtgtgtgtgtgtgtgtgtgcaggcggTTCTGACGGCTTCGTGAACATTTGGGATCCGTTCCACAAGAAGCGTCTGTGTCAGTTCCACCGATACCCCACCAGCATCGCGTCTCTGGCGTTCAGTTCAGACGGCTCTCTGCTGGCCATCGCCTCCTCGTACATGCAGGAGCAGGGAGACGTGTCTCACCCCGCCGACGCCGTCTTCATCCGCCAGGTGACCGACGCAGAGACCAAGCCCAAGTGAGTCCCTCGTGTTAAATCACGTTTGCCGTCCTGCTGTTTGAGTGTTTCAGCTCTTCGTCagcgctgtgtgtttgtgcagtaatCTGATCAGAAAGAGCTTTAGCAGACGTTCAGAAACATCAGGAGACGCTCGCTGCTGTCAGAGAGCGCCTGTTAAATCTGTTCATCTCTGCATGTTTATTGATCAGGCTTCAGTGAGTTTGTTTTAAAGccgtttgattgacaggtgagtggGCGGTCCTTCACGCTCGTGATCTGATGTTTGTGTTCTTGTGTTCACAGATCCACGTGAAGCCGCTGGTGATCGCAGACCTCACGTTTACTCACCGAGAAACGTTCTGCTGCCACACAAAACACTCGTTTCCATCACGTCTGTCTCTTTATTCTGTCTCTGTCAACCGATacaattcagtttttcatttgtgtgtgtatttttatgtgcttAAGAACAATAAAATACCCCTTTTATACATTGAACATGAGTGTGATTTATCATGATCTTTCTCAGATCAGTTCTGTCTCTCATAGTAAATGAAGTTCAGTGACCTCGAGTCATTCGTGTCAGTGTTTTATGAAATGCAGATTTAATTCTTTAAATTGTGACTGTATGAATTCATTAAAAACAGAGACATGAAATCAATCAGATTCACAGACagaaacacttttatttgttgATGAGTGAAtggtactcacacacacacacacactcagagactgTGTAGaacatgcaattattgcattaGAAAGCTTTGCTTCTGTCTAATGGCTTCGGCTGCTGCTTCAGTATCCTAAacattatttgtgtgtttgttaaatgATGTTACTAATTCCTCTAATGAACAGTAATGACTGCATCGCTCTCATTATGATGGCTTGAGCTTCATATGAAATGGCGTTGATTTTAGAGGTAATTACCCCTCATCTGCACTAAATTGCGCTGTTTCCTGTCATCATTGCGTTTGCTAAATTGGAAAATGGACTTCCTCGTCCGGCTGATGGAGGCTGTGGCGGAGGACCGCGTGACCTGCTGACCTCAGAGCGGCGCTCCAGAAAAGCGAGGGCACGTGTTTTCTGATTATTTGAGGAGGAAGAGGTTTGAGTTGCTGACAGACACCTGGTCTTCACACCTGAACTTCATCAATCAGCTGACAGGTGACGCTGACGTCACAGCAGGGGGAGGAGCGACACCCTCTTCCTCAGACTCATGTATTTTAACCCCATGGTTTCTGGTTGTGCCCCTGACTTTTGTTCctttttggaacatttttttttttgttttcaatttccTCAACTTCcaacaacattaataacaatTCAACAAATTCACAACTCACTCATTTGTAATTCACTCATTCTAGTCAtcaggtttattattttttttattttttattttttttttgatgtgcaaAATTATGAAACGTGTCAAACTAGCAGTATGTATTAACATGTATCATCTGGATCATTTGAATTAGTTCTATATGTTTGTTTTgcccttttttttcttgtcatgtcTTCCTcaacagtatatactgtattagtTGAACTGGTCAATCATCTTTTTctggtagtattttttttttcatccaatcaGATGCCAGAGATCAGAGCTGATTTACAGTACATCAGCAACAAGACTCAGATtagggtgaaaaaaaataaaactttgacatttatttccattttcatttctcAGGGCAAAAAGGATAATCAAAACTATTCAGcacaaaattgttttcaaaaatatatatattttttaaaaaatggccaaaaatatattagcttaaattgtttcaaaatatatttatggaaatatattttttgtacatttttgaaaatataattttttaaaaagcatttaaaatatatatgtatattgccCTCCATATATTCCAATCCGAGAAAATACATTCAcgtcacatttgaagaaaaaacttATTTGTCTTTAACATGCGTAAACATATAACATACTcatacttgaaaaaaaaacacactttacaataccaataaaaaaaatcaaaaaataccaaaacaataacacaaacataacaaaagCAATATCAAACTATAAAAACACTAATACATTTCCATTTAGCCTAAATGTAagccttttttttataaatgttgatacatgaaggttgaaactaaatatattttctatttcaaaaatatttaattgagcttcactgtttacaacatatatttaccacatatttaaaatatattttggccatatTTTGCCAAATGGGAAGGTTTGAACcctttatcagtgtttttatagCTTGTTTGGAAGCGCTACACACTGTAATAAACACATTTGTAAGGTGAGAGTGTCTCATATTGAAGGAGGATCAGGGATGAAGCTGGAGGCTCTTGTTATCTGCTGTTGACCAGTCTCTTCATGACCGCAGGCCTCTGGCTTACAGGTTCCTATAATTAGCGCTGAAGGTTCGTTTAACAGAACTAATAGCACATCGTTTGAGTGTTGAGTTCCTCTGTTCCTGCAGGCGAAGCTGAAACCAGGCCGCAGATATCAGTTACAGACCTGCCGCAGCCACTCGGACAAACAGACTTTAATTCCTGATTGTTTAACAAACACCTCCTCAGCCGCAGGTCACATATTACTGTGttactaataactaataactagTCATGTCCTTCATCTCACTTTCTGAAACTTCTCATGTGCCGCACCTTTTAGAATCAGGAAACGATGAAAACTTTCAGGTCAAGATCTCACAGAAGCTTTCAGGACATCAGGAACAAACGTTTCACTGGCTTTGTGTGATCAGAAAGAGTTTGGTGTGATCTCATGCTTCTAGAGTAACATCTGAAGCCTTGAGGGTTTCTCACGACACACGAGCACGCCATTGACACGCACGACCCACATACATCAACAACACGCCTCACTTCCTCCAGACTGAACCTTTAAACTTAGATTCATCACTCAACAGCTGGTTCATGCTGCTTCATTCCAGCAGAGGACCTGATGTGAAACTGAGAAAGGGGTTCAGCATCCCTGAAtcattacccagaatgcacctcCACTCAAACACATGCAAGCTGCTGGTTTGACAGTTGTGTTTTCAAACTGattcactaataaaaaaaatttttttatgcaatagATGTTTTGAAATATAAAGAGATTGCTCAAACCACATCTACTATCAGTCGGCATGTGACCCGCACATCCCACTGTAAGATTTGGTGATGTGACCGTGAGGAACCCAAGCTTTTAGCAGCGTCTTGATCAATAATGACGCTGCAATGAAAGCCAAATGAATTCTGATGGGTTGTTATGGTCTTTTATGAACCCGTGAGTCTGTGAAAGAGCCGTTTGGCTCTCACGATTGGTCAAGTGCTTCCATGTCGTTTTGTCTCATTGATCCAAATACTGAGTTGTTTGACTAATGTGGCTGATTCTCATCCCTGCAGCTGCACATTCTGACGTGTTTAGACTGTGTTTAGACCCTGTAATGTTCATTTATTGACCATTGTGATGTTTAATATTCCCACAGGCCAATTCTGAAGTGTGAAGCAGGTCAGTGACTGATGAATCTGATGTTTTCTGCGCAAGTGATTTAAAGCCATTCACCACAATTccaaaaaaacaattcacagcAAAATCCTGCAGTAATTTACATGCCAACTGATGATTGTGAAAGAATCACATCAACAGTGACAAAAATGAGATGAACACCCATCTGTTcagatacttttaaaaacagcaacagaATCACCAACAGATCATGAAGTGATTGTGATCGTGAACTGAACGCGAAGTGATTGTGAAATGATCGTGAAGTGATCGTGCAGTGATCATGCAGTGATTGTGAAATGATCGTGAAGTGATCGTGCAGTGATCATGAAGTGATTGTGAAGTGATCATGAAGTGATTGTGACGTGATCGTGCAGTGATCGTGAAATAATCGTGAAGTGATCGTGAAGTGATGGTGCAGTGATTGTGAAGTGATCTTGAAATGATCGTGAAGTGAATCAGGCATTGATCGAGAAGaccatatttaacattatttatatctGTCTGCTCCTTATGTTGAGGGACACATCACTGTGGAGATCAGCAAGTGAACTCTGACCTTTGCTCCAGTGACCAGCCGAAAGTGACCGAGAGAAGGTGAGGGTCAGGCACCTGGGGTCAGCAGAGGTCATGACGGGGTCACTCATAACTGAGGAACATCATTAATGatgtgctgagagagagagagagagtgacaaaCATTTgagctgctgatatgaacagaAGTTGGCCTGACTGAGAAACTGCTGTCTTTATTTACCTGGATGTGTTCAGTCTCAGGTGAAACATCCCACCCTGACAGATCCAAATATTCAAACTGATAAATGTCTTTCTCTCCCATTCTCTAAAACCTTGGATGATGCATTTGTTTgagaaataagtattttattgcattaaagcCATTAAAACAGCATGAATAAGTGACAAAATAGAGTTTAGAAAAATATCAATAAGGTTTTAACAGATCAAAACATCCTCATCATCTGAATATTCT contains:
- the LOC109073715 gene encoding mitotic checkpoint protein BUB3 is translated as MSGRAAAEKSGAMTGANEFKLTQGPEDSVSAVKFSPSSAQFLLVSSWDCTVRLYDVSSNSMRMKYQHLAPVLDCAFYDPAHAWSGGLDSQLKTHDLNTDQDTIVGTHDAPIRCVEYCPEVNVMVTGSWDMSVRLWDPRTPCNAGTFTQPEKVYTLSVAGDRLIVGTAGRRVLVWDLRNMGYVQQRRESSLKYQTRCIRAFPNKQGYVLSSIEGRVAVEYLDPSLEVQKKKYAFKCHRLKENGIEQVYPVNAISFHSVHNTFATGGSDGFVNIWDPFHKKRLCQFHRYPTSIASLAFSSDGSLLAIASSYMQEQGDVSHPADAVFIRQVTDAETKPKST